GGACCTTGTAAATCACCTATTAATGCTATAGAACAATTTAATTCTTTTTCTATTAATCGAATTTTATTAACTCGATTAATATGATCTTGAGCTATACCATGAGAAAAATTTAATCTTAATACATTTACACCTGATTTTATAATTTTTCTTAAAATATTTTTATTATCTGTTGAAGGACCTAGAGTAGAAATAATTTTTGTTCTTCTAATAGAATTCATTATATATTAATCCTGTTTATAGTTATATTTAATATTTAAAAAAATAATTAACTTTACTTATTTTTTAATATAAAGATTATTTTAATTAATTTTAAAAAAAAACACTTTAATTATATTTATTATAAATATAATAATTTATTATTTTTTTTATTTTATAAAATTTATTATATATAATTAGTTTTTTATTAAAAAATAAAATATAATTAATTATAAATGAAAAAAACAAAATATATATATTTATATTTAAAAATATTTTATTTTTATTATGATTATTTTTACTTAAAAAAATATAATTTTTTTGTATAAAAAATAATTTATATAATAATTATATATATTCTTATATATAATATAATAAGGTACCATATGATATTAAAAATAATACCGCAAGATTTAATAATTTTTGGAACAACGGGTGATTTAGCTCAAAGAAAATTATTTCCAGCTTTATATCGTTTAGAAAAAAAAAAAAAATTAACAACTAACATGCGAATTATTGGAATAAGTAGATCTCAAATTAAAAAAAAAGAATATAAAAATATAATATATGAATCTTTAAAAAAATTTTTAAATGAAAATATAAAATTATCTACATGGAATAAGTTTGAAAAACGTCTTTTTTTTTGTAAAATAGATGTTAATAAAATTTATGATTTTAAAAAATTAATTAATTTTTTTCAAAAAAAAAAACACTGTTTAATTAATTATTTTGCAGTATCTTCAAATATATTTATTAATATTTGTAAAGGATTAGATTCTATCCAATTAAATACAAAAACATCTAAAATTATTATAGAAAAACCTATCGGTAATTCTTTAAAAACATTCAATATTATTGATACATCTATTAAAAAATATTTTTCTGAAAAACAAATATTTCGTATTGATCATTATTTAGGAAAAGAAACTATACTTAATCTTATCTCATTAAAATTCGCTAATCCATGGTTTAAAAATATACTAAATAATAAAAATATTGACCATATTCAAATCACTATATCTGAAAGTTTAGGAATAGAAAAAAGATGGGATTATTTTAATAAAACCGGACAAATAATAGATATGGTGCAAAATCATATACTACAAATTATTTCAATTTTTTCTATGAATACTCCTAAATCATTAAATAAGAAACACATTCAAAAAGAAAAAATAAAAATTTTAAAATCTTTGAGTCATATTAATAACAAAAATATATATAATAATATTTCACTAGGACAATATTCTGAAGGAAAAATCAATAATAATATTATTAAACCATATTTACAAGAAAAAGGAGCAAGTAAAGATAGTTTAACTGAAACATTTGTTGCTATAAAATTATATATAAATAATACACAGTGGAAAAATATTCCATTTTATATACGTACAGGAAAGAGGTTACCTAAGAAATGTTCAAAAATTGTTATTTTTTTTAAAGA
The nucleotide sequence above comes from Buchnera aphidicola (Cinara curvipes). Encoded proteins:
- the zwf gene encoding glucose-6-phosphate dehydrogenase, with product MILKIIPQDLIIFGTTGDLAQRKLFPALYRLEKKKKLTTNMRIIGISRSQIKKKEYKNIIYESLKKFLNENIKLSTWNKFEKRLFFCKIDVNKIYDFKKLINFFQKKKHCLINYFAVSSNIFINICKGLDSIQLNTKTSKIIIEKPIGNSLKTFNIIDTSIKKYFSEKQIFRIDHYLGKETILNLISLKFANPWFKNILNNKNIDHIQITISESLGIEKRWDYFNKTGQIIDMVQNHILQIISIFSMNTPKSLNKKHIQKEKIKILKSLSHINNKNIYNNISLGQYSEGKINNNIIKPYLQEKGASKDSLTETFVAIKLYINNTQWKNIPFYIRTGKRLPKKCSKIVIFFKEIKNNIFYTKELNAIPNSLTITLQPEFGIKIKFFNKIPELNSKFKLKPCEMFLNYNKIFKNYSIPEEYDRLLLDSIQGNPFLFVHEKEIIYSWKWIDPIIQAYKKNPSLLEFYPSGTWGPKSSNDLLWYDKRVWDND